One window of Candidatus Kaelpia aquatica genomic DNA carries:
- a CDS encoding class I SAM-dependent methyltransferase: protein MMFFDGQYGLSSKLSVFLERHQAIRENANLWHPDFVDIQTYRERVEREFFEPLMVLTASLRDGSQGKLLDDFSGILHQEVMDIVARYGRYAEGDIHRLSTMPGLTTDPLDRTLDTLANIRLLQALDSLRVSLEGPASSDILSLVDKLEQHVTDFFYSLGANFIYKPDGNIYTITTYMFSKLIPAERFQPTEDERGNFAQALELLEANKTDLIEYSPRFYSGGWETTDTWLSLYHPEPKRFSGTPRFIFEAAREFIGFTDDDNFDSRDNLVDFGVGTGDFIEYLVRFFRQGNDVSRHLFGFDNSEKMLEVARQRGSFSVRDLDITNTRALSRWKLWRRVNFNKATCINVLQDFSNDERAAFLNWTIKNTRPGGKLFLSLVFSPYRGLPRAEIEGSIVSILEQHGINSNSYQLEQIGNYTLIKIDIPD from the coding sequence ATGATGTTTTTTGACGGTCAGTATGGTCTCAGCAGTAAATTGAGTGTTTTTTTAGAAAGACACCAGGCAATCAGGGAAAATGCTAATTTATGGCATCCTGATTTTGTGGATATTCAAACTTATAGAGAAAGAGTAGAGCGTGAGTTTTTCGAGCCACTAATGGTCCTGACAGCGTCTTTAAGAGATGGTTCTCAAGGAAAGCTGCTTGATGATTTTTCCGGTATTTTACATCAGGAAGTAATGGATATTGTTGCTAGATATGGAAGATATGCAGAGGGTGACATTCATAGGTTATCTACGATGCCTGGGCTTACTACAGATCCCCTGGATAGAACATTGGATACACTGGCGAATATCAGGCTTTTGCAAGCTCTAGATTCTTTACGTGTTTCTTTAGAAGGGCCAGCTTCATCTGATATTTTGAGCCTGGTTGATAAATTAGAACAACACGTCACAGATTTCTTCTATTCCCTTGGGGCAAACTTTATTTATAAGCCAGATGGCAATATATATACCATTACAACTTATATGTTCTCCAAACTAATTCCGGCAGAAAGATTTCAGCCAACAGAGGATGAAAGAGGTAATTTTGCACAGGCATTAGAGTTATTAGAGGCAAATAAAACAGATTTAATTGAATATTCACCACGTTTTTATAGCGGAGGGTGGGAAACTACTGATACATGGTTATCATTATACCATCCGGAGCCAAAACGCTTTAGCGGAACGCCACGCTTTATTTTCGAAGCTGCAAGAGAATTTATTGGATTTACCGATGATGATAATTTTGATTCCAGAGATAATTTAGTAGATTTTGGAGTCGGTACCGGAGATTTTATTGAATATCTTGTGAGATTTTTTAGACAAGGAAATGATGTTTCTCGACATTTGTTTGGATTTGATAATTCTGAGAAGATGCTTGAGGTAGCCCGTCAACGCGGTTCGTTTTCAGTGAGGGACTTAGATATAACCAATACCCGAGCTCTTAGTAGATGGAAGTTATGGCGAAGGGTGAATTTTAATAAAGCAACTTGCATCAATGTGTTGCAAGATTTTTCTAATGATGAGCGGGCTGCATTTCTCAATTGGACCATTAAAAATACTAGGCCTGGCGGAAAGCTATTTTTGAGCTTAGTTTTTTCTCCTTATAGAGGCTTGCCACGCGCTGAGATTGAAGGATCAATAGTAAGCATTCTAGAGCAACATGGTATAAATTCAAATTCTTATCAATTGGAACAGATTGGTAATTATACGTTAATTAAGATTGATATTCCGGATTAA